The Streptomyces sp. JB150 genomic interval CACCACCAGGCCGATGGCCACGCCGCCGATCAGCGGGGTGGTGCCGGAGCTGCCGGTCGCGGCGAGGTTGACGTCTTCCGTGGGGGCGCCGGCCGTGGCGGGGGTGGGTTCGGTGAGGGTCTGGGTGGAGACGCTGGTGTCCTCGGACTCTGCGGCCTGGGTGCGGCAGTCGAGGACACCGGTGAAGCGGTGTTCGAGGCCGGCGGGGCCGGTGATCGTGAAGTCGTAGGCCTGGTCCTCCTGGAGGGGCACCGTCACCGTGCGGGTCTCGCCCGCGGCGATGGTGTGTTCCATGCCCATCAGCTCGAAGGTGAACGGCGCGTCGCCCGTGTTCACGGCCGTGATGTCGACGCCGCCCTCGGCGCAGTTCTCCGCCGCGGAGAGGGCCGGTACGGCACCGGCCTCCGCCCAGGTCGCGGTGGCCGTCGCGGACACGGTCGACTCGCTGGAACCGGCGAGGATCTGCGTCTGGCTGCGGCTTTCGGAGGCGAAGGCGCGGCCCACCGGCACGGTGGTGGAGGCCTGTACGGTCAGCTCGGTCGAGCCGTCCGCCGCGTCCGCGGGCACGTCGAAGAAGAGCTGGGTGCCGTCCTGCGCCGCGGTCACCGGCTTGCCGTCCTTCCCGACGACCCGTACGCCGCTGGTGGCGGCGTCGGCCGGCGGGGTCACCCGGACGCTGTCCGCGTTGGTGTTCACCGTGACCGGGCCGAGGAGCGCGCCGGGGCGGCCGGAGAGCGCGGGCGGGTCGAGGGTGAGGGAGGCCTCGGGCTCCGTGGTGTCGCGGGCGCTGTCCTGAAGGTAGTCCGCGAGCTTCTCGGCCTGCGGGTCGACGGCCTCGACGTCCACGCCGTCCGAGTAGCGCCAGATCGCGACCTGGGTGCCCGCCGCGGCGTCCTGCTCGCTGAGGCCGCCGCTCACACCGGCCTTGCGCGCGAGCGCCGCCAGGTCGTTGACCTGCGGGTAGGAGTTCTGCAGGATCCAGCGGATACGGCCCGCGTCCTCGTTCGCGCCGAGCGACGTGCCGCTCCACGGCGTCTCGTGGTACTTGGCGTCCTTCTGCGTGGGGTTGTGGATGTCGACGCAGTAGGTCTGCAGGGTGCCGCCGCCCTCGACGGACATCTCGAACAGCCCCGCCGACAGCTCCTGGTCGCCCGCGTCGCTGTGCACCACGGCGGGGCCGTACGTCTTCAGGCCGCCGATGGTGGCGGTCGCGCCACCCTGGGCCCGGCC includes:
- a CDS encoding Cys-Gln thioester bond-forming surface protein, which translates into the protein MFASFSARSVCGRGAAGIAAATLVSGLTVATLTATAGRAAADETAGRAQGGATATIGGLKTYGPAVVHSDAGDQELSAGLFEMSVEGGGTLQTYCVDIHNPTQKDAKYHETPWSGTSLGANEDAGRIRWILQNSYPQVNDLAALARKAGVSGGLSEQDAAAGTQVAIWRYSDGVDVEAVDPQAEKLADYLQDSARDTTEPEASLTLDPPALSGRPGALLGPVTVNTNADSVRVTPPADAATSGVRVVGKDGKPVTAAQDGTQLFFDVPADAADGSTELTVQASTTVPVGRAFASESRSQTQILAGSSESTVSATATATWAEAGAVPALSAAENCAEGGVDITAVNTGDAPFTFELMGMEHTIAAGETRTVTVPLQEDQAYDFTITGPAGLEHRFTGVLDCRTQAAESEDTSVSTQTLTEPTPATAGAPTEDVNLAATGSSGTTPLIGGVAIGLVVIGGAALVLVRKRKAQD